The window GTAAACTATATGCAGGAATATCTCAAACAACAGCATCTTCAAGAAGCAGCAAAACAGGAACTTCTCAGGGTAGCAACATCTCTGGAAACAGCCTTTTTTCCGAGGGAAGTGGGGATGATCACTCTCCCTTTCCAAATGGCCAGATCTTACCCACTCCCAACTTGAGAATTTTCTCCTTTGTAGAACTCAGAGCTGCCACCAGGAATTTCAGGTTTGATAATGTGCTTGGCGAGGGAGGTTTCGGTAAAGTCTTCAAGGGTTGGCTCGATGACAAGACCACTGGAAAGCCTGGAACTGGAACTGGAACTGTAATTGTTAAGAAGTTAAATTCTGAGAGCTTGCAAGGCTTTGAAGAATGGCAGGTAACTCTAACTCCAAAGGACTTTCATTATTGGCTACATTTGTTAGGAAAATAGGGAAATTAGAATAGCAAGTCATTGAAATGTGTGTATCTTCAATCAGGTCAGGACTTTTGGGTTATCATAATCACATTTGAGATTATTTTATACATCTTTAATTTCAAATCTGGTGGTTTATTGCAGTCGGAGATCAATTTCCTGGGAAGGCTTTCTCATCCGAACCTTGTAAGGCTGATAGGATACTGTTGCGAGGAAAAGGAGCTTCTCCTTGTTTATGAATTCATGCAAAAGGGAAGTTTGGAAAACCATCTATTTGGAAGTAAGAACCCGATTAATATATTCTCTTCTGCAACTTCCTATAGATATACATTCTGATTATGCATTACTACGCATTTCAATCGATTCAGGGGGTTCAACCGTTCAGCCACTTCCATGGGAAACACGGATCAAAGTTGCTATAGGAGCAGCCCGAGGCCTGGCTTTCTTACACACATCAGACAAGCAAGTTATTTATAGAGATTTTAAGGCCTCAAACATACTTCTTGATGGGGTGGCTGCCTACACTTCTTTAacttattattttctaaattttcttacattcttctttctcttttatcCTATTTGAtgtatgttgcacggaaactcctcTTCCGTAATGTTTCCATGTTTCATATCCATTTCCTAGCTATGGTTTACAAACATGTTTCCCTATGGCCGTTTCCGTTTTCAGTTTCCATTCTAGTGCAACATATAATGCGAGTCTATGCTTGTGTTTTGGATGATGACAATTGACACAAAAATGTCATTTTAACCTGTAATTTGTGACTTGTTGCAGTCATACACAGCAAAAGTTTCAGATTTTGGTTTGGCGAAATTGGGTCCTTCAGAGAGTCTATCTCATGTAACAACAAGGGTGATGGGAACATACGGCTATGCTGCCCCGGAGTATGTGGCGACAGGTAAATATATGGCAGTCCTAGTGCATATCTGAATAATCCTGTAGAAGAACGCAGGAAATACAAGTATGATGTCGACAAAGAAATGACCCTATTGAAGTTTGTTGATGATGAGTGGGGTCCTGTTGGTAGCTTTAATTGGCTTACTACTCATGGAACTTCAATGAGTCGCACGAACTCTTTGTTAAGTGGGGATAACAACGGTGCTGCTGCACGCTTTATGGAGGACTGGTTTGAAAAAAATGTTGCTGGATCTGTAGATGTAGCTGATGGAATCTCTCGAAGAGTCTCAAATATCATTCCGAACCTGCGGGATAATTGTAAGTTACTAGTTTTCTACTTGAGATATGCTTTGAAAAGTGCTTTAGAAAGAGCAATCTGTCCTTTCAGGAAACAATTTGATCTATCTGCTAGGGCTTTTACCTTGCATGATTTCCTTTAAGACAAACTCCACCCTGTTGtagatttcaacatgttcactCCCTTTATCAATCCAATGATGCCTATAACATATCATAAATTTCGTATGCAAATCTTTACAAAATTTCGTATGCTTTCTGGTGTTCTTTCAGTAGAAAGATATGTTTAACTTCTAGTGAGTAGGGGAATTATTTATCTGGGTTAGTTTACCTTTACATCTAAGTTCAAACATTATCGGAGTTGTCAAATGTAGTTGAGGTTGCTATTTAAGCATTGCtctgtttctttgaattttataCTCGTTAATTGGTCTTAAAAGCTTCTATTTCACCACATTCTGGTCAGTTTTCACGCTTTTTGTGTTATGTTGATACCGGGATTCATAGTCATTTATCATGTTCCAATTTTGGTTGCTTATTGTTTTTATCCAGAGATCAGATAACAGATTGTCCGTGCTTTAGGAAAATTGACGATTTCAACTGTGTGAATTATTATTATGAATTTTTGTGTGTTCAACTGTGGCTTTATAAAGCTTTATAAGCTCATAATTATGTGGTTCCTTGTTTATTAGGGCTCTTGTCATTGTTGCTGCTTGTTTCTCTTCTTGCGATCAGTTCAATGCGGACAGAACCAATTTATTAGCTGCTGTCAGAATTATGATAACCGGTATCCTAGAAAGTGAAAGACGAGCGATTGACAGAAGTTGGAGATACAAGAGCGATTATACAGACAAGTTAATGTAGCTCTTCGATATATTTTGACATAACTTTATAGGTTAACCTTTTTATGATATAGAATTTTGACCTCAAATATTAGGTTAATCTAGATTATGATATCTTGTgagttatattatatattttgataCATTTAAGCATCATATATTAATTCTTTGTAAATATATTTCTAGTTTTCATGAATATTGTTTATTGTTGTATGTTGCGGTTAATTTATTGTAAAGGttaaaatatgtttataattgtatttaataatcctaattgtaattataattactatcatatataaaatttataaattacaattaaataaataaattgtctAGCACATTACGACGAATGTTTCTAAATTACCGACAAATGTTCCGTCGGTAAACCGATCAGATGGTAGATCTAGCCAATTAGCGACTGATTTTTAGTCGCCAAATGTAGTCGGTAAAAGTTGCGACCACTCAGCGACTAAATCGAACAGTCGGTAAAGTTGCGACTATTGCCAGAAATAGTCGGCGTTTCTCCAGCGACTAGTGACTTACCGACcgaatgattttggtcggtaAACCGCTAATTCCAGTCGGTAAACTGCTTTAGCTACTGCATCAGCTACCAAAATTGCGGTAGCTAACTagttgttttcttgtagtggttAAACTTGAACTTATCTTTAATAAAcagattttaaaaattaaagaaatacaAAAAAACTCAAAAGTTGATAAGATTGACAGATCAAGCTGAGGtgtaaatatactaaattgCCAATTGAAGACCTGACACAATATGAATACACCTACATAAGCAGCCCTTTTTGGTTCTAAGTAAGAACTTCTTACCTACAGAAAGAAACGAAGGTGCAGTAACAAGTTTTGAGGGATGGATTTCTCCCTCCTACGATGACCTACCCCTCCTTCTGGCCGGAAACAATGAAGCAACTGTGTATATGTCATCGGTGTTGGACATTGATATCTCAAGATGGAATTGGTGGGATCGCCTTTATGTTTAAAAACTGCATTCGTAAATCAGCATCTCGTCCATCCTTCTTAAGTGGTAGAAGATAGTCATGAACCCATACAAAATTTGGATGTTATTTATGTGGGAGAATTCAACTGCTTACCCACATTTCTTCCTCCTGATGCTTACAAAGTTTTATCATGGTTTCCGTAAGCATTATTTATGGCCTCTTTTTCATTATATGCTGCCTAGCTGCCCTGATTTTAGTGTGCCCCTTTTTTTTCGTGTTGCAGCCGAATGTACACTATGAATCAAAACGTGGTCatatttattaaagtatattatTTGCACTTATTTGTATATTCAACACACAGCTAAATTCGTTATTTATAGCCTAGAATATCGGATAAGTCTTTGACTGCAATGTAATCAAATACACTGTATATATTTGATTTACACATGAATAACAATCACTAAGCAATTCAtattgttacatggtatcagagcttttcGACCGGTGTAACGGCTCTCTTCTTGAGTGGCCCTCGCCGGCCCTTCTTTCCTCGGGTATTCGTATTGGCTTTTGCACTTGGAAATGGGTTCAGAATTGggttcttttccttttccaattCACGATCAAGCTGAGGTGTGACTGTACCAAATTACCAATTCAAGACGTAACACAATGCGAATACACCTACATAAACAACTCATTTTGGTTCTTACCtacagaaagaaaaggtttagaGGTGTGGGTTTCTCGGTTGTGCAAAGACCAACCCCTCCATCTCGCAGGAAACAATGAAGCAGCAGTTTATATCTCAAGATGGAATTGATGGGATGCAATTGTGTTTAGGTTTACAAACTGCATTCATAAATCAGCATCTCGTCTATCCTTTCCAAGTAATAGAAGGACCATCAACCGATAATCATGAACCCATACAAATGATTTTCATTTTGTTGACAGAGGTACCTGttatttacataattttttttgtcacttTTGAAGCAAAGTTTGTCTGCAATTTTCATGGAAATGTTAGGGCTAAATTTGTAGCATTTTGTATGTTAACGTTATTATCCCTAAAAATATCTAGTTGACTTGATTAACTTTTGTAGGTAGAGAAGAGCCAAACAAATGAAAAGCATGAGCATAGTTTCATCGACTTTCCTAGTCTTGTTTCTGTGATTTATCTGATTTTCCAATCGATTAGTTACAAAGTACCTGTAAATCTTTGATGACTCCAAACCATTAATAATATTTGATGATATCATTGTTGAAGTTATTAACTTTATTAACTTTTGCAGCTGAGGTAGAGGAGCATATGGAGATGCTTGAAAAGCTTGTGCCAGAGTGGATTTTCAAGAAGCTTGTACTCAGTGGATATACTTTATACAGGTATGTCTATCATACTACTGTCTTAGAATCATGCTTAGGCTCCGCTGATTTATAAATGTCAGACTTGAACTATATACGATCTAGAAAATTTTGAATGATTTTTTACTGTTGATTGGTTGTGTGCAGCATCAACAAAATGTCAGACTTGAACTATGTACAATCTAAGGTTGCTGCATATAAAAATACATACTCAAAGGTGCAATCAAATTTAGGATGTTGTTTACGTGGGATCGCTGAAGGTTGATGTAGATACAAGTGAACAGGAAGAAGTTTCCTAGAGGCTGCTGGGAGATTTCAACTGGTTTCCCATATTTCTTCCTCCTCATGTTTACAAAGTTTTATCATGGTTTTTGTAAGCATCATTTATGGCCTCTCTTTCATTATATGTTGCCTATGTGCCCCACTTTCTCTGTGTTGCAGCCGTATGTCCCTATGAATCAAAACGTGGTCATATTGTCATTGAATATTTTAGTTGCCTATGATGTATGACACGTTTCATTTTTCAGTTGCAATACCAAGTTTGTGTTCCTTTTGCTTTTTATATCTTGAACATATGTTAAGGTTTTGATGGATATAAAGGCATATGTTTGGAATGCCTCCTGTCTGAATGCAGCTGGTTTGAAATTCTACTTTCCCTTTTGAGTTTACCGTGCTGGTGCTGGTGCTGACGTGCCAACCCAATAGGAGAGAGTTTACGGTGAAGgaaattgtcaaaaaaaaatagaaaccaTCCACAAGTGTCCCAAATTCAACATCATAGCAATAAGACATGGGAAGTAAACGTCAAATGACCTCTTTGCTATGCTATGCGTTGATATCAATTAATTCAAATTGAGGCCTAGCGAtaaattaagaatatagcaaATGAGATTAATTCTAATACTGAAAGAGAATAAAAGAAAACCTTGAATTGCTCCAGAGTTGAAGATTGTTCTGTATAGGTTCATGACTATCATTAGCACAGCAAAAATAGCATCTCATCAGTTTCCATCAGTACCGATCGGTTCTTCATTGTTCTCGGGCAAGAAGAGCCGCCCCTCAAAACCTATACAAACTTTAAGATATCAATGTCTTGAATTTGTAGGTGTAAGAGGTTTGGTATCGAGTAAGAACAGAGTGACACATCACCTTCAAGAAGTCGTGTCACTCTTAGCACTAGTTTGGTTCGCAGAAGGGAGGAAATAAAGTTTGGttcaattttggaatttttttctttatgttTAGGCAAAAAGTATATTTAAGCGCCCCAACTTTAattgttttaaggattaagcgtctgatcaattatttttccacaattaacctttgatcattgattttgtcaTGGATTTGacatttatttaacttttccgtcaATTTTGGGAGGGGAGAAAATgatttgatgattttaatgCTAAAAATCACAAAATAAGAGATGAAAATGGAGGTCTCAatgtagaaaaataattgttcaaCACTTGtccttaaaacagataaagTTCAGGAGCTTAAATATGATTTTTGCCTTTTTAAACAATAGTTATTCTTCAATTTATCCAATGAATAGTTATCCTTAATGatgtatttttgtaatttacaaacCTACCTCCACTACATCCCTAATCTCCTCTCTATCCAATTTCTCAAATCCATTTATTTTgacaaatttataatttatatgttaaaaaaaacctgaaaaatggaaaaaatgaggaaaacacttaaaaaatgtaaaaactatGAAAAAAGGTGAATATGTCCCAACACTTAATTCATGTTTGATATGTCCCATGTCATGTTTGGACTTAGAGCCAATTTTGCACTTATAAAAAGCAATAAGGTGAAATTTGGTGCTTATCCCGAGATAAGTTTGACAGATCAGGCTGAGGTTGGTACTCTCTTACTCCTACCAAATTACCAATTGAAGATGGGACACAATACTACTACACATGCACAAAGAAAACAAAGTGTGTGGTGGGTCTTGTCCGCCGTGCAATGACCCACCCTATGTATATGTCATGGGCAATGGTGAATACAGGATTACTCGGTTGGGGgagccgattttacacgtgcattcaggattttttttttgctaaatcgaacttgctttttttttgtatatatgcgtgttataatttgaatggtcaagaaccaattttaagtattaatgtacaatttctcaaaattaagctagatttcgtttaatagttCTAACATGTAAAAAACAATTGATTTAGAGAGGGCTGAACATGTAAAAAATCGATTTAAGGAGGCCtaagaggaaaaaaaaatagaaatttggatttatgaagccaagccaaaaaaattggaaatttggatttagggagtatctaataggtccaaaatattgcaattttgaattttggacaagcctaacacgtaatttgatatatttaatttttttattacttcaatgaagtttctaaaaaaattataacatttttacatttttctatttttagctttaaaattttataatttaatttagaaattaagttgtttgagtctcaaaaataagaaattaatttttttaatggaaaagatatagtaaaaatgagttcaaaattgttatgaaaattaattaataatgataacatagtcttataattattgaaaaataaaatttaaataaataaacaatttctaaaataaattgaggttaGGGGGAATTGAATCTAGGACCTTCTAAAAAGAAGTAAATgtttttaaccatctcatcaacctttaaacaatgaaatattactaaatagagtctATATAGACTAATATTTGGAGGGGCCGAAACTATTCATTACCATGGTAGTTCCGGTGGCCGGAGGGGCCTGGGCCCATCCCTGTCTCCGCCCCTGGTCATGGGTAACATTGATTTATGCTATTAATGGGATTGTGTACTTTAGGTTTCCAAAAGCAACTCAACCACGTTTTGATTTATAAATTAGCATctcctctatttttttttatgttggtAGAAGGATCATCAAGTGATAGTCATGAACTCATGCaaaattattttcatgattCCAAACAAATAGATATTGGAGGTAAAcgtttacctttttttttcccTGTTTATAATCTACTTAGAATATGAAGAAAAGAACTTTATTTCACTTATGATATTGATACTTGTTTTATACAGGAGATATTTGCATAGCCAATCAATGCCAGAGGTTtgtagttgaattttttttgttcaattttatgcAACTTGAAACTGTGAAAAATTGTTAACCATGTTTAAAAATGTGACTGGTTTGATTGATATTGCAGGATGACCTGCTATGGGGTGTGGCTGGCTCTTTAGACCTACAAATAAGTTGTTGAATGTGGAACAACATTTGCAGCAGAAGCCACAATATGATATCAGTTGTGTACAGAGTTTTCTTTTGTCTATCCGTCCTTGAGTCTTATTTAACCAATTAATATGCAATGAGTCACTAAAGGGCTTGTTGGTCAAAAAATACTTTCTGCAATGATCACTGGTGAAAAATTCCTAGATTTTATGATGTGCATTGGGAATGACAGATCCGATGAAGACATGCTGGGAATGACAGATCCGATGAAGACATGCTGAAAAGCATATCGAAAACAGCTTCGAGGTTGTTATATTCTTCAGCTCCTGAGATCTTTGTATGCAGTGTTGGACAAAAACCAAGCAAGACTAGGTACTATCTAGATGATACTGCTGATGTACTCCCATTGCTTCAAAGTTTGGCAACTCGGTCAAGTTCGAAACTGAGGTACAACACAGAAGAGCAAGTGTCTTAAGACATTGACCTTTAAAAAGGTATAAACAGTTGCCATTTAGTCAACATAAATAGAGGGTAAAGAAAGTAAACTGCCCATAAAGAAGAATGGcgatttttattaattatgatGTTTATTTTGGTAATTGAGTTAATTTAAAAAGATGATGAAAGACATTGATTCGTAGTGTGAATCTAGAAATGGTTTTTTAGAAAATGAATATGTTATAGCATCATATGCACAAGCTTGTGttcaatttccaattccaaatgtTCATTGCTTTTGTGTTGTGAAAATTATGAACATTGGAACAGTCTTGTGAATTATATGATTCTCTAGATGTTTGTTTCTGTAAGGAGGAAATTTCTTTATTGCAATATTGCTAGTAGTCATTTGGCCACATTGGAATAGAAACGGATAGGATTGTCACATTGGAATAAAAAGTTTAATACATATAGTTACACATTTAaactagtttttattttattgtttggcATATGAGCTTATACATCGACCTATCACACTCTAAATTTGTCAATGTTGGACCTGCAACACCCTTATTTGATGATTTAGAAATCTTCAAAGTTGACATGACACCGTCGAATCAAATTTCTACTGCCATGTCAGCAAATTTGAAGGTTCAAAATTGATAAGTTCAAATGTATGATATGTTCACATATAAATTCAAGGTTTCAAACCCCTAAAAGTGAacaattttttatcaatttttttaatctaaattttattttcctttacCAAAACTTTCATGTtccaattaataaaaggatagaTATTAAATTTAACCTCAAAGTTTTAAGTGAACTGTAGACTTAGAACATATGCCATCATGCAAATTTGCCCTAACAAGCAAGATCGATTTTAGGCATATGttatcaaaaattagaaaaaactggTCTGGCCggtatttaactgtcacttcagaacttccaaatatcaattatgttaaagatatttaatatattactaataaaattataaaaattctgttcaaaatactaaaaactaaatctgctataaataagttaatcacaattttttttatcgaactatattttattgtgttattaataaagttataaaaaaccaataaaaaatgtacgaaactgcttcaatttattgacaaacttgtttggaaagtCCGATGTGACAAcccagccccctgaacttgtcacttttagtcattttgcccGATGAACTTACGAAACGACCTATTTGCcccctcaactatttaaaagtggtattagtaaccccctattttcattataactgaaacaaaatgaagttcCAACATTAGTACAAGTGTTCATGAAAATATTAGAACCAGTCTGCATATATGTAACCTCGTTTGTAGCTTGTTTTAGTAGTACACAACCCTATATGCAATTTCTACAAGAAAACTTGTGTATATTAGCCTCATTTGCACCatgttttagggtaaattacacccatggccactgaacttcatttcttcccagtaTGGCCAGTAAACTTTACCCTTTTTAACACCAGTGGCCACTTAACGcatcaaaacgaccattgacggctaaaaataaaaaatccaaagcgttaatgatattctaagaaactttaattcttgaaaatttttgttttgaggtcatttaggtgttgtttggttaggagatagaaaatgaatttttagagagtgaaagctccaaaaaaatgtgattttcgaaaataaaaaatgtggtttcatggtaaatgtcgttctgaacaactttaattcttgaatattttcattttgaagtcgttaacaGTCGTTAAatgtcattttgagaagtttgttaaaattgagtggccaccggtgttaaaaggtataaagttcagtggccataccgggaagaaatgaagttgagtggccataatgtgaaaatgggtaaagttcagtggccataggtgtaaaTTACCCCCTTGTTTTACTCGTGCACCAACTCTTTTTATTACGGTATTAGTGCTTGCAATGAGAATATATCATAATTGTTTTCGTTATAATGAAAACATGTGATTGTTAATACcaattttaaatagttgaaggggCAAATGGATCGTCCCGTAAGTTCGGGaggcaaaatgactaaaagtgacaagttTAGGTGGGTTTCGTATGGTTTAGGCtattaaataacaatcaaaccggttttttcaaattttcgatagcgcatggctaaaattgatcttgtttagaAACGTCAGGgttaaatttacactatttcATAAGTTAGGTCTAAATTTGTATTTCGGTTGaaacattagagttaaatttagtCCTTATCCGATTTATAAATTTTAGCCCAATTGAGCAACTCGTGGTTTTGGCTTTTTACATTCTAATGGTTAGCTACTATTGACAAATTACAAATTAGTCCTTTTATAAGACAATTAGAGTTGCTCAGAGCAGGGGCGGAACTAGGGGAGTtggccggggctcgagccccggctgGCCGCccgagaattgagaaaaaaaaaaatttagtaacggtgtctcgtaatattttgaagagaattatattgactctatgtagtattattttaatatatagagGTATATGAGATGATTAAGTATGCTTGCTTTTGTTTAAGAGGTCCTGTATTCAATTCCCTtcattctcattttttttttaaatttatttattttaattttattttttaataattataaaaacatgttaccattattaatttaaaagaactctttatttttatttttattttcataacacttttgaattcatttttaatatgtctttacaaaaacaaacatatttaatattcatttttattatgttattaccattaaaaaaagtaaacatgtttaattttctattagttcaatgttagtttctaaaaaaaatgataacatttttacagttttaatgcgttggaggctaaaaaaattttgccaAGCCCTAACGgactggactttgaaaatttaccgtcaattgcacagttaattttttttatttccgcCACTGGCTCGCTCAGAGTGAGGTGAAATTGGTTCTAAAAGTTCTATAGAAAGTGGACTTAGTGTAATTAATAAATGGGATAAGAATCGAATTTGACTCTAACATTTTCGATGGAGTGCATATTTAGTACTAACATATGAAGCAGTGAAAATTTAACCTAATATTTTTAAGCAAGATTAATTTTAGCTTTAAGttaccaaaaatttgaaaaagctgGTTTGAATATTGTTGAAGGGTGCCATTGGACCTTACAAAACATCAATTTTGTATGTTAGGACTAAATCTACATTTTAATACGGTAGGTTAAAATTGAACTTATCTTTAATAAAcagattttaaaaattaaagaaatacaaaaaaaaaaattcaaaagttgATAAGATTGACAGATCAAGCTGAGGtgtaaatatactaaattacCATTTGAAGACCTGACACAATATGAATACAGCTACATAAGCAGCCCTTTTTGGTTCTTAGTAAGAACTTCTTACCTACAGAAGGAAAAGAAGGTGCAGTAACACGTTTTGAGGGGTGGATTTCTCCCTACTGCCATGACCTACCCCTCCTTCTG of the Euphorbia lathyris chromosome 7, ddEupLath1.1, whole genome shotgun sequence genome contains:
- the LOC136235990 gene encoding probable serine/threonine-protein kinase PIX13, with protein sequence MAGISQTTASSRSSKTGTSQGSNISGNSLFSEGSGDDHSPFPNGQILPTPNLRIFSFVELRAATRNFRFDNVLGEGGFGKVFKGWLDDKTTGKPGTGTGTVIVKKLNSESLQGFEEWQSEINFLGRLSHPNLVRLIGYCCEEKELLLVYEFMQKGSLENHLFGRGSTVQPLPWETRIKVAIGAARGLAFLHTSDKQVIYRDFKASNILLDGSYTAKVSDFGLAKLGPSESLSHVTTRVMGTYGYAAPEYVATGKYMAVLVHI